A window of the Haloquadratum walsbyi C23 genome harbors these coding sequences:
- the eno gene encoding phosphopyruvate hydratase, with amino-acid sequence MTQITNVSLRRILDSRGNPTVEADVLTQSGGFGRAAAPSGASTGEYEAIELDPAEAIASARDHVVPRLIDTVHAGNQREVDAALHAADGTDNFSQIGANSAVAISMAAAKAGADVLGAPVYQHLGGTFRGESFPTPLGNVVGGGEHAKEATHIQEFLSAPIGAPNVSEAVFANAAVHARVSEILDERGIPAAKGDEGAWAPPISDAEAFSLVNDAVADVEDDLGFEIRFGLDMAAAELYDDDVGGYVYGDEVKSTTGQVEYVAEMIAEYNLVYVEDPLDENDYDGFATLTERVGDQTLICGDDLFVTSVERLQTGIDADAANSILIKPNQIGTLTDAFDAIELAREHGYETVVSHRSGETEDVTIAHLAVATDAGFIKTGTVQGERTAKLNELIRIAEDAV; translated from the coding sequence ATGACGCAGATAACGAACGTTTCACTGCGTCGTATTCTTGACTCACGAGGGAATCCAACTGTCGAAGCTGATGTCTTGACACAATCCGGCGGGTTTGGACGAGCAGCAGCGCCCAGTGGGGCAAGCACCGGCGAGTATGAGGCAATTGAACTTGACCCTGCTGAGGCAATTGCAAGCGCTCGCGATCATGTAGTTCCCCGACTTATCGATACGGTGCACGCTGGAAATCAACGCGAAGTTGATGCTGCATTGCACGCAGCAGATGGAACAGACAACTTCTCTCAGATTGGAGCAAACAGCGCTGTTGCAATCTCGATGGCTGCTGCAAAAGCCGGAGCAGACGTCCTCGGTGCACCTGTATATCAACATCTTGGCGGGACATTCCGCGGGGAGTCATTCCCGACCCCGCTCGGCAACGTTGTTGGTGGTGGCGAGCATGCCAAAGAGGCAACACACATTCAAGAGTTCCTCTCAGCACCAATTGGTGCGCCGAACGTTTCGGAGGCCGTCTTCGCCAACGCCGCCGTCCATGCACGAGTGTCTGAGATCCTTGATGAGCGCGGTATCCCTGCGGCAAAAGGTGATGAAGGCGCATGGGCACCACCCATTTCTGACGCTGAGGCGTTTAGCCTCGTTAATGATGCAGTCGCCGATGTTGAGGATGACCTTGGCTTTGAAATTCGGTTTGGGCTTGATATGGCTGCTGCAGAGTTATATGACGATGATGTGGGTGGATACGTCTATGGTGATGAGGTCAAATCAACCACAGGGCAAGTCGAATACGTCGCTGAGATGATCGCAGAGTACAATCTCGTCTATGTCGAGGACCCGCTTGATGAGAACGACTATGACGGCTTTGCGACGCTCACTGAGCGAGTTGGTGATCAGACGTTAATCTGCGGGGATGACCTCTTTGTGACAAGCGTTGAACGATTACAAACGGGCATCGATGCTGATGCTGCAAACTCGATTTTAATCAAGCCAAATCAGATCGGTACCCTCACCGATGCATTTGATGCGATTGAATTGGCTCGTGAACATGGATATGAAACAGTTGTCTCACACCGCTCAGGTGAAACTGAGGATGTGACAATTGCACACCTCGCTGTTGCGACTGACGCTGGATTTATTAAGACCGGTACGGTCCAAGGCGAGCGAACTGCCAAACTAAATGAACTTATCCGCATTGCGGAGGATGCAGTATGA
- a CDS encoding 30S ribosomal protein S13, whose protein sequence is MSANNTQDDAAEEEDDDLQYFVRIGTTDLDGTKAVERSLTDMKGIGKRTARIITDVASVDRHATFGLLEEDEIDSITDAVENLDDHIPGWMTNRREDFFSGDTDHKTGADLEEKRRHDVNRMKMIDSYKGVRHKRGQKVRGQRTKSTGRTEGTIGVNVEAIKEEAAEAAEEEE, encoded by the coding sequence ATGAGTGCAAATAATACACAAGACGACGCCGCCGAGGAGGAAGATGATGACCTCCAATATTTCGTCCGAATCGGGACGACAGATCTCGATGGGACGAAAGCGGTTGAGCGGAGTCTCACGGACATGAAAGGTATTGGAAAGCGTACCGCACGCATTATTACCGACGTGGCATCCGTCGACCGGCATGCAACGTTTGGTCTTCTTGAAGAGGACGAGATCGACTCAATCACCGATGCTGTGGAAAACCTCGACGACCACATCCCTGGATGGATGACAAACCGTCGTGAGGATTTCTTCAGCGGTGATACCGATCACAAAACTGGAGCAGATCTCGAAGAAAAGCGCCGCCACGACGTTAACCGGATGAAAATGATTGATTCATACAAAGGTGTCCGACACAAGCGTGGTCAGAAAGTCCGTGGTCAGCGCACAAAGTCCACAGGGCGTACTGAGGGAACGATTGGCGTGAATGTCGAAGCAATCAAAGAAGAAGCCGCCGAGGCTGCGGAAGAAGAGGAGTAA
- a CDS encoding DNA-directed RNA polymerase subunit D, with translation MTDDFDIEFIERDTDDRSARFLVRGVTPAVANGIRRAMVADIPTFSIEDVRFVENSSVMFDEMIGLRLGLVPLTTPVDDFDIGDTVTLSLDITGPQTAYSGDIVSSDRLVEPADENIPIIELKENHRLELEADAVLDTGKSHAKQQGGVAVGYRHLQRIEVIGDADEFADEDPHILRGVIEEGAAAHAVDETATNGDLIPTTEFDNDLTNRYPGKELTVSDVPNAVVFHVETDGSFSVPELVERAARSLGDRAAELETKVAI, from the coding sequence ATGACAGACGACTTTGACATTGAGTTCATCGAACGCGATACCGATGACCGAAGTGCACGCTTTCTTGTTCGGGGTGTCACCCCTGCAGTCGCAAATGGTATTCGGCGCGCGATGGTTGCCGACATTCCGACATTCAGTATTGAAGACGTTCGCTTTGTCGAGAATTCATCGGTGATGTTTGATGAGATGATCGGGCTTCGATTAGGGCTAGTTCCATTAACAACACCTGTTGATGACTTCGATATCGGTGACACAGTGACGCTTTCGCTTGATATAACGGGTCCACAAACAGCGTACTCCGGGGATATTGTCTCATCCGACCGGCTTGTTGAGCCTGCTGATGAAAACATCCCGATTATTGAACTCAAGGAGAATCACCGACTTGAGCTTGAGGCTGATGCGGTTCTTGACACCGGGAAGTCTCATGCCAAACAACAGGGTGGTGTTGCTGTTGGATATAGGCACCTCCAGCGTATCGAGGTCATCGGTGATGCTGATGAGTTTGCCGATGAGGACCCGCATATCCTCCGAGGTGTTATCGAAGAGGGCGCAGCCGCGCATGCTGTTGATGAGACAGCAACAAATGGGGATTTGATTCCCACGACAGAATTCGATAATGACCTCACGAACCGGTATCCTGGAAAGGAACTCACCGTCTCAGATGTTCCAAATGCCGTTGTCTTTCATGTCGAGACAGATGGATCCTTCAGCGTTCCCGAACTTGTTGAACGAGCAGCGCGCTCACTCGGTGACCGTGCAGCTGAACTTGAGACAAAGGTTGCCATCTGA
- the rpsB gene encoding 30S ribosomal protein S2, which translates to MTENDNEVVEVVDDDEAVVSESPVDVDTATEAEADTETDESNETTPTASDAAGDETTTQTGNESADAEPDDELEGPTFDEDVMPDEEADLLIPVEDYLSAGVHIGTQQKTSDMERFIHRVRDDGLYVLDVSQTDSRIRTAANFLANYNPDQMLVTSSRQYGRFPAKKFADAVGARARTGRFIPGTLTNPDYAGYIEPDVVVVTDPIGDAQAVKEAITVGIPVIAMCDSNNQTSNTDLVVPTNNKGRRALSVVYWLLANETLDRRGADSLYALDEFEAEI; encoded by the coding sequence ATGACAGAAAACGATAACGAAGTGGTCGAGGTCGTGGATGACGACGAAGCAGTGGTCAGCGAGTCCCCTGTTGATGTTGACACAGCGACTGAGGCCGAGGCTGATACCGAGACCGATGAATCGAATGAGACTACCCCGACTGCAAGCGACGCTGCTGGGGACGAGACAACTACCCAGACAGGCAACGAAAGCGCTGATGCTGAGCCTGATGATGAACTTGAAGGACCAACCTTCGATGAGGATGTGATGCCAGATGAAGAGGCAGATCTTCTCATTCCTGTTGAGGATTATCTCTCCGCTGGTGTCCACATTGGGACCCAACAGAAAACAAGTGACATGGAGCGCTTCATTCACCGTGTTCGTGATGACGGGCTTTATGTTCTTGACGTCAGCCAGACGGATTCGCGAATTCGAACGGCTGCGAATTTCCTTGCGAATTACAATCCTGACCAGATGCTCGTCACAAGTTCACGACAGTATGGACGCTTCCCTGCAAAGAAGTTTGCAGACGCTGTCGGTGCACGGGCACGCACTGGACGATTCATCCCCGGCACGCTCACAAATCCTGATTATGCAGGATATATCGAACCTGATGTTGTGGTTGTTACTGACCCAATCGGCGATGCACAAGCGGTGAAAGAAGCAATCACTGTTGGGATCCCGGTCATTGCAATGTGTGATTCGAATAATCAAACGAGCAATACTGACCTTGTTGTACCAACGAATAACAAGGGTCGACGTGCACTTTCTGTCGTTTATTGGCTTCTTGCCAATGAGACGCTTGACCGTCGTGGTGCTGACTCACTGTACGCACTCGACGAATTCGAAGCCGAGATCTGA
- a CDS encoding 50S ribosomal protein L13 — translation MSLAEFDADVVINAQNCIVGRVASEVAQRALEGETVAIVNVEDAVITGSEEDVMSVYETRSELGSDQGPAYPSRPDGIFKRAVRGMLPYKSDRGREALSNVRTYVGNPYDDDGEAIDGTTLDRLSNIKFLSLGEVSANLGATVTW, via the coding sequence ATGAGTCTTGCAGAATTCGACGCTGATGTTGTCATCAACGCACAAAACTGCATTGTTGGTCGCGTTGCAAGTGAGGTTGCACAACGCGCACTCGAGGGCGAGACGGTCGCAATCGTCAATGTTGAGGATGCTGTCATCACAGGATCCGAAGAAGATGTCATGAGTGTGTATGAGACCCGATCAGAGCTTGGTTCTGATCAGGGACCTGCATATCCATCACGTCCGGATGGAATCTTCAAGCGAGCTGTTCGTGGAATGCTTCCATACAAGAGCGACCGCGGACGCGAGGCACTCTCGAATGTTCGTACATATGTCGGAAATCCATACGACGATGATGGTGAGGCAATCGATGGAACGACGTTGGATCGACTTTCAAATATCAAATTCCTCTCACTCGGAGAGGTATCTGCAAACCTTGGAGCGACAGTCACATGGTAA
- a CDS encoding 30S ribosomal protein S9, whose amino-acid sequence MVTNTSGKKKTAIARATVREGKGRVRIDSQPVELVEPEMSRLKMLEPFRIAGEDLRSQVDIDVSVSGGGFAGQADATRTAIARGLVQYLNDAELRDAYMDFDRSLLVNDVRQSEPKKWGGPGARARYQKSYR is encoded by the coding sequence ATGGTAACGAATACATCCGGTAAGAAGAAGACGGCAATCGCTCGCGCAACTGTTCGCGAGGGGAAAGGCCGTGTCCGTATCGATTCCCAGCCAGTCGAGCTTGTTGAACCAGAGATGTCTCGTCTCAAGATGCTTGAGCCATTCCGCATTGCCGGCGAGGATCTTCGATCACAGGTCGACATTGATGTCTCCGTTTCTGGTGGTGGCTTTGCTGGGCAAGCAGACGCAACACGAACGGCAATCGCCCGTGGATTGGTTCAATATCTCAATGATGCAGAACTGCGTGATGCATACATGGACTTTGATCGATCACTGCTCGTCAACGACGTGCGACAGTCTGAACCGAAAAAATGGGGCGGTCCAGGTGCCCGTGCCCGATATCAGAAATCATACCGCTGA
- a CDS encoding zinc-dependent metalloprotease — MSLYQSVRAVANARGGETEWIDWRATAEAAKQARDQGMLTLDDAERRAYATDVRDARSRLRTVGGLEFDIPQTIEVQNRHHWIDANIKTFERMLDPIDIATLIDDTNALNGPSGYATRMVNTGSMAAALAFLSGNVLGQYDPQLLSQTTDTIETNENNHELYFVHPNIVDVAAELDVEYPRFRRWIAFHEVAHAAEFGAAPWLRTHIEDRIESGLEALTGGRLDRSAFSDVDIVMTAVEGYAELLMDRAFDEEYADLRAKLDARRGGGGPVAQLFRRLLGLGVKERQYERGAQFFETIADQRGVKAAATVWEDPRYLPDESELDNPQYWIDRVNP, encoded by the coding sequence ATGAGTCTCTATCAGAGTGTCCGTGCTGTTGCTAACGCCCGTGGTGGCGAGACAGAATGGATTGACTGGCGTGCAACTGCGGAAGCGGCAAAGCAAGCGCGCGATCAGGGAATGCTCACGCTTGATGATGCAGAGCGTCGTGCATACGCAACCGATGTTCGAGATGCCCGGTCTCGACTCCGAACTGTTGGTGGGCTTGAATTTGATATCCCACAGACAATTGAGGTGCAGAACCGACATCACTGGATTGACGCAAATATCAAAACGTTTGAACGAATGCTGGATCCGATTGATATTGCGACACTGATTGACGATACCAATGCGCTGAATGGTCCCTCTGGATATGCAACTCGGATGGTCAACACTGGCTCAATGGCAGCCGCATTGGCATTTCTCTCAGGAAACGTTCTTGGGCAGTATGACCCACAACTCCTCTCGCAAACAACTGATACAATCGAGACAAACGAGAATAACCATGAGCTGTATTTCGTTCATCCAAATATCGTTGATGTTGCCGCAGAATTAGATGTTGAGTATCCACGCTTTCGCCGATGGATTGCATTTCATGAAGTAGCACATGCAGCTGAGTTTGGAGCTGCTCCGTGGCTACGGACACATATTGAAGATCGTATTGAATCTGGACTTGAAGCCCTCACGGGTGGTCGACTCGATCGATCTGCATTCAGTGATGTTGATATTGTCATGACTGCTGTTGAGGGATATGCAGAGCTACTGATGGATCGAGCATTTGATGAGGAGTATGCAGATCTCCGTGCAAAACTCGACGCTCGTCGCGGTGGTGGCGGACCAGTCGCCCAGTTATTCCGACGACTACTTGGGCTTGGTGTGAAGGAACGACAGTATGAGCGCGGAGCACAGTTCTTCGAAACAATTGCTGATCAACGTGGGGTCAAGGCTGCAGCAACTGTCTGGGAGGATCCACGCTACTTACCAGATGAGTCTGAACTTGATAATCCACAATACTGGATTGACCGCGTTAATCCCTGA
- a CDS encoding 30S ribosomal protein S11, with protein MSESENTEKRWGVAHVHASFNNTLITVTDLTGAETIVKSSGGAVVKQNRDEASPYAAMQMAESVAEDIKAAGIDGLHVRVRGPGGNGNKSPGPGAQATIRALARAGLEIGRIEDVTPIPHDGTRAPKNSRL; from the coding sequence ATGAGTGAATCTGAAAATACTGAAAAACGATGGGGAGTCGCACACGTTCACGCATCATTCAACAATACTCTCATCACCGTAACCGATCTGACAGGTGCTGAGACGATTGTGAAGTCATCTGGTGGTGCAGTCGTGAAACAGAATCGCGATGAGGCATCACCATATGCAGCCATGCAGATGGCTGAGTCTGTTGCTGAGGATATCAAAGCAGCAGGCATTGACGGTCTTCATGTCCGTGTCCGCGGTCCTGGCGGAAACGGGAATAAAAGCCCTGGACCAGGTGCACAGGCGACAATCCGTGCACTTGCTCGTGCCGGTCTTGAGATCGGTCGAATCGAAGACGTCACACCAATTCCACACGATGGAACACGTGCACCAAAGAACAGCCGGCTTTAA
- a CDS encoding DNA-directed RNA polymerase subunit N yields the protein MMIPVRCFTCGTVIGEHWDEFKQRARDGNEDPGEVLDDLGIKRHCCRRMMVSHRDLVDVVAPYQ from the coding sequence ATGATGATACCTGTCCGATGTTTCACCTGCGGTACTGTTATTGGTGAACACTGGGATGAATTTAAACAGCGAGCGCGTGATGGCAACGAAGACCCAGGGGAAGTGCTTGATGACCTTGGCATCAAACGTCACTGCTGTCGTCGAATGATGGTTTCACATCGGGATCTTGTCGACGTCGTTGCCCCATACCAGTGA
- a CDS encoding 30S ribosomal protein S4, with the protein MSTGSNTKRYETPNHPYQGERIAQEGDLLGRYGLKNKEELWRTQSELREYRREARRLIGEAQGDVSVAEALGEEFLDRLRRYGILSADDDISKVLGLDVSDILERRLQTIVYRQGLASTPKQARQFIVHEHITVNGARVTRPSKMVEETEANAIAFDENSPLADSLHPARAEGQE; encoded by the coding sequence ATGTCGACTGGAAGTAATACAAAACGATATGAGACCCCGAATCACCCATATCAGGGTGAGCGTATCGCTCAGGAAGGCGATCTCCTTGGTCGATATGGGCTGAAGAATAAAGAAGAACTCTGGCGAACACAATCCGAACTCCGTGAATATCGGCGTGAGGCTCGCCGACTCATTGGTGAGGCACAGGGTGACGTTTCGGTTGCCGAAGCACTTGGTGAGGAGTTCCTTGACCGACTCCGTCGGTACGGCATCCTCTCAGCGGATGACGATATCAGCAAGGTGCTCGGACTTGATGTTTCTGACATTCTTGAACGCCGACTACAGACAATTGTCTATCGACAAGGGCTTGCAAGCACGCCCAAACAGGCACGTCAGTTCATCGTTCATGAGCATATTACCGTCAATGGCGCGCGTGTTACCCGTCCATCAAAAATGGTCGAAGAGACTGAAGCAAACGCCATTGCGTTCGATGAAAACAGCCCACTCGCAGACAGTCTTCACCCGGCTCGCGCCGAGGGACAGGAGTAA
- a CDS encoding ABC transporter ATP-binding protein gives MSDFDTGAPSWREKLRALWQVAQFAPRLTAGIIILGVIVAGFEGIGLGFILPVVELVQTSGDPVAEADGIMGIFVTGYQILNIPFTLGTVVVGVAVAMAIRYTGSFSIAWLKATIRTYYVRYLQKEAFDHALDAKISYYDEEGSDDILNAIVTQTKFAGQVISDTINLVKTALLTLVYLSIAFVLSPTLTTFTIVFLGGLTYLLRNVLDSGYDIGDKVADANEQRQEAAQAGTQGIRDIRIFGIADELREDFARAVDKFTTSQIKLRRNEAALQSGYNFAVAVSVFVLIFFALRFADLSLGSLAVFLFAMFRAGPKASRLNQLLYSVENKLPHLVRTQQFIEKLDQYEEPTDATHEAPDKIRRVDFNDVWFSYTDEEQVLTGINFTLNRGDFIAFVGQSGAGKSTIAALLARMYEPDNGEITANGASIEEMNIDAWRNRLAVVRQQPFIFDDTLRYNLTIANRDASRAEIDRVCEIARVDEFFDELPNGYDSLLGDDGIRLSGGQKQRVALARALLADAEILVLDEATSDLDTNLEKDVQEAIEQMDREYSIVTIAHRLSTVKNADRIYTIEDGNVSEFGQHDELISQDGTYAELYATQVSG, from the coding sequence ATGAGTGATTTTGATACCGGTGCACCTTCTTGGCGTGAAAAACTCCGCGCACTCTGGCAAGTCGCACAATTTGCCCCACGATTGACTGCAGGAATCATCATACTCGGGGTTATTGTCGCCGGATTTGAGGGAATTGGTCTTGGATTTATTCTTCCTGTCGTTGAGTTGGTGCAAACGAGCGGTGATCCAGTTGCTGAGGCAGACGGAATAATGGGAATATTCGTGACGGGGTATCAGATTCTGAATATTCCATTTACACTCGGAACGGTTGTCGTCGGGGTTGCAGTCGCTATGGCCATCCGCTATACAGGAAGTTTTTCAATAGCGTGGCTCAAGGCGACTATTCGAACATATTACGTTCGCTATTTGCAAAAGGAAGCATTTGATCATGCACTCGATGCGAAGATATCCTATTATGATGAGGAAGGATCTGATGATATCCTGAATGCGATTGTTACGCAGACAAAATTTGCTGGACAAGTAATTAGTGATACAATTAATCTAGTTAAGACAGCTTTACTTACGCTTGTCTATCTCTCTATCGCGTTTGTTCTTTCTCCAACCCTCACCACATTTACCATCGTATTCCTTGGAGGGCTGACTTATTTACTCAGAAATGTTCTCGATTCAGGATATGATATTGGTGATAAAGTCGCTGATGCGAACGAACAACGACAAGAAGCCGCACAAGCCGGCACACAGGGAATTCGTGATATTCGAATCTTTGGAATCGCCGATGAGCTTCGGGAGGATTTTGCACGCGCCGTAGACAAGTTCACGACGTCTCAGATCAAGTTACGGCGGAATGAGGCTGCTCTTCAAAGTGGATATAATTTTGCTGTTGCTGTGTCTGTGTTTGTGTTGATATTTTTCGCACTGCGTTTCGCGGATTTGTCACTTGGGTCACTCGCTGTCTTCCTCTTTGCAATGTTCCGTGCCGGTCCGAAAGCAAGTCGGCTGAATCAATTATTATACAGTGTCGAAAATAAGCTTCCACACCTGGTTCGAACACAGCAGTTCATTGAGAAACTGGATCAATACGAGGAACCGACTGATGCAACACACGAAGCACCGGATAAAATTCGTCGGGTTGATTTCAACGATGTTTGGTTCTCTTACACGGACGAAGAACAAGTGTTGACAGGAATCAATTTCACACTCAATCGTGGGGATTTCATTGCATTCGTTGGACAGTCTGGAGCAGGCAAATCAACGATTGCGGCATTACTCGCGCGGATGTACGAACCAGACAATGGTGAAATTACGGCAAATGGAGCATCGATTGAGGAGATGAATATTGATGCATGGAGAAATCGGCTTGCCGTTGTTCGTCAGCAGCCATTTATTTTCGATGATACACTTCGATACAATCTCACAATCGCCAATCGAGATGCATCGCGGGCAGAGATTGACCGTGTCTGTGAAATCGCAAGGGTCGATGAGTTCTTTGATGAATTGCCGAACGGGTATGATTCTCTATTAGGCGACGATGGTATCCGATTATCCGGTGGACAAAAGCAACGTGTAGCACTCGCACGAGCACTTCTTGCTGACGCTGAAATATTGGTTCTGGACGAAGCGACGAGCGATCTAGATACCAATCTAGAGAAAGATGTACAAGAAGCAATCGAGCAGATGGATCGCGAATACAGTATCGTGACGATTGCACACCGACTGTCAACCGTCAAGAATGCTGATCGGATATACACAATCGAGGATGGAAATGTCTCTGAATTTGGACAGCATGATGAATTAATCAGTCAGGATGGAACGTATGCAGAATTGTATGCTACCCAGGTAAGCGGATAG
- a CDS encoding DNA-directed RNA polymerase subunit K, with translation MSHSQTHTQPTYNRYEKARILGARALQISYGAPVLVDTEQSEPILVAAEEYDAGVLPFTVKQEDS, from the coding sequence ATGAGTCACTCACAAACCCATACACAACCAACGTATAATCGGTATGAGAAAGCCCGGATCCTCGGTGCACGCGCACTCCAGATTTCGTATGGTGCTCCTGTGCTCGTCGACACTGAACAATCCGAGCCGATTCTCGTTGCTGCGGAGGAATATGATGCCGGTGTTCTGCCGTTCACGGTCAAACAGGAGGATAGCTGA
- a CDS encoding 50S ribosomal protein L18e: protein MSKTNPRLDSLIAELKAKSRGSDANVWQDIADRLEKPRRTHAEVNLGRIERYAREDETVVVPGKVLGSGVLQKNITVAAVDFSSTAQTKIEQVGDAEYLREYVKENPEGSNVRVIR, encoded by the coding sequence ATGAGTAAAACAAATCCGAGACTTGATAGTCTCATCGCCGAATTGAAGGCGAAATCCCGTGGGTCTGATGCCAATGTCTGGCAGGACATCGCGGATCGCCTCGAAAAGCCACGGCGCACCCATGCAGAGGTCAATCTTGGGCGTATTGAACGATACGCACGCGAAGATGAGACCGTTGTTGTTCCTGGCAAGGTGCTGGGAAGCGGTGTGCTGCAGAAAAACATCACTGTTGCTGCAGTTGATTTTTCATCGACTGCACAAACAAAGATCGAACAAGTCGGAGATGCTGAGTATCTTCGTGAATATGTCAAAGAAAATCCTGAAGGAAGTAACGTACGGGTGATTCGATGA